One genomic region from Conexibacter woesei Iso977N encodes:
- a CDS encoding DUF58 domain-containing protein: MALTARTVAVLVVVALSALIVPPGVAVALAVLTVAVAVGDALVARAERPRVQRKVAGVLARGITTPLSVAAEGGRTVVRQPLVPDLRLDVQQATTQLHAQLTPLRRGRHALPGVATRTRGPLGLGAWQRRAATGAADLTVYPDLPAARRLALAVREGRYRDAGIRTRGPVGLGTEFERVRDYLPDDDIRQVNWRATARLGRPMSNQHRVEQDQEIVIVLDVGRLMAAPLGTDRTRLDTALDAATALALVADELGDRAGALAFDDRIRRRIRPGRAAGDDVIRATFDLEPSERDSDYELAFRTVGGGKRALVVVLTDLLDTAAARALTDAVPVLTRRHAVVVASARDPDVEQLAESGDPNLTTAAQALLTARTQAAAALTGAGATVVEARPDRLAAACVRAYLRAKSRRRL; this comes from the coding sequence GTGGCGCTGACGGCCCGGACCGTCGCGGTGCTCGTCGTCGTCGCGCTGTCGGCGCTGATCGTCCCGCCGGGCGTCGCCGTGGCGCTGGCGGTCCTCACGGTCGCGGTCGCGGTCGGCGATGCGCTGGTCGCGCGGGCGGAGCGGCCGCGGGTGCAGCGCAAGGTCGCGGGCGTTCTCGCGCGCGGGATCACGACGCCGCTGAGCGTCGCGGCCGAGGGCGGGCGGACGGTGGTGCGGCAGCCGCTGGTCCCGGACTTGAGGCTTGACGTACAACAAGCGACGACGCAACTCCACGCACAACTCACGCCGCTGCGCCGCGGCCGCCACGCGCTCCCCGGCGTCGCGACCCGGACCCGCGGCCCGCTCGGCCTCGGCGCCTGGCAGCGCCGTGCGGCGACCGGCGCCGCCGACCTCACCGTCTACCCCGACCTCCCCGCGGCGCGCCGTCTCGCGCTCGCCGTGCGCGAAGGCCGCTACCGCGACGCCGGGATCCGGACCCGCGGGCCGGTCGGCCTCGGCACCGAGTTCGAGCGCGTCCGTGACTACCTGCCCGACGACGACATCCGCCAGGTCAACTGGCGCGCGACCGCGCGCCTGGGCCGCCCGATGTCCAACCAGCACCGCGTCGAGCAGGACCAGGAGATCGTGATCGTCCTCGACGTCGGCCGCCTGATGGCCGCGCCGCTGGGCACCGACCGCACGCGCCTGGACACCGCGCTCGACGCCGCGACCGCGCTCGCGCTCGTCGCCGACGAGCTCGGCGACCGTGCCGGCGCGCTCGCGTTCGACGACAGGATCCGCCGCCGCATCCGCCCCGGCCGCGCGGCCGGCGACGACGTCATCCGCGCGACCTTCGACCTGGAGCCGAGCGAGCGCGACAGCGACTACGAGCTGGCGTTCCGGACCGTCGGCGGCGGCAAGCGCGCGCTCGTCGTCGTGCTCACCGACCTGCTCGACACCGCCGCCGCCCGCGCGCTGACCGACGCCGTCCCGGTCCTCACCCGCCGCCACGCGGTCGTCGTCGCCTCGGCCCGCGACCCGGACGTCGAGCAGCTCGCCGAGTCCGGCGACCCCAACCTCACGACCGCGGCGCAAGCGCTCCTCACCGCCCGCACCCAGGCCGCCGCGGCGCTCACCGGCGCCGGCGCGACCGTCGTCGAAGCCCGCCCGGACCGCCTCGCCGCCGCCTGCGTCCGCGCCTACCTGCGCGCGAAGTCGCGGCGCCGGCTCTGA
- a CDS encoding AAA family ATPase, with product MKDLHDRVATEVRRAVIGQDDALELLLAAAALGGHVLLEGPPGTAKTLLARAFARALDTSFGRIQFTPDMLPSDVTGTVALRGSAGDLEFRPGPIFAAVVLADEINRTPPKTQAALLEAMEERHVTVDGVRHALPEPFVVVATQNPVEYEGTYPLPEAQLDRFLFRAAIGYPAESDERALLRLARDGLAPAALEEVRAVATTEDINNARAVLGAVSATDEVEAFVVSIVRATRDLPAVTLGASPRAAVHLLAASRAAAALSGRDYVTPDDVVRMARPVLAHRLVLSPEAELDRYTATDAITTALAAVPVPR from the coding sequence ATGAAGGACTTGCACGATCGCGTCGCGACCGAGGTCCGGCGGGCCGTCATCGGCCAGGACGACGCGCTGGAGCTGCTGCTCGCCGCGGCCGCGTTGGGCGGCCACGTCCTGCTCGAAGGCCCGCCCGGAACCGCCAAGACGCTGCTCGCGCGCGCGTTCGCCCGCGCGCTGGACACGTCGTTCGGCCGGATCCAGTTCACGCCCGACATGCTCCCGTCCGACGTCACCGGGACCGTCGCCCTGCGCGGCAGCGCGGGCGACCTCGAGTTCCGGCCCGGGCCGATCTTCGCCGCGGTCGTCCTGGCCGACGAGATCAACCGCACGCCGCCGAAGACCCAGGCCGCGTTGTTGGAGGCCATGGAGGAGCGCCACGTCACGGTCGACGGCGTCCGCCACGCGCTGCCCGAGCCGTTCGTCGTCGTCGCGACGCAGAACCCGGTCGAGTACGAGGGCACCTACCCGCTGCCCGAGGCCCAGCTCGACCGCTTCCTGTTCCGCGCCGCGATCGGCTACCCGGCCGAGAGCGACGAGCGCGCGCTGCTCAGGCTCGCGCGCGACGGCCTCGCGCCCGCCGCGCTGGAGGAGGTCCGGGCGGTCGCCACGACCGAGGACATCAACAACGCCCGCGCCGTGCTCGGCGCCGTGAGCGCGACCGACGAGGTCGAGGCGTTCGTCGTGTCGATCGTCCGCGCGACGCGCGACCTGCCCGCGGTGACGCTCGGCGCGAGCCCGCGCGCGGCCGTCCACCTGCTGGCCGCCTCGCGCGCCGCCGCCGCGCTGAGCGGGCGCGACTACGTCACGCCGGACGACGTCGTCCGCATGGCCCGCCCCGTCCTCGCCCACCGCCTCGTCCTGTCGCCCGAGGCCGAGCTGGACCGCTACACCGCCACCGACGCCATCACGACCGCGCTCGCCGCCGTGCCGGTGCCGCGGTGA
- a CDS encoding DUF4350 domain-containing protein → MSRGTLAAAVAALALVVVAVVLGRAPQQPTGPASSSYATTPDGLAAYATLLERAGHDVRRLRAPLDEHTPAASDTIVVVDGTLLPSRQRAALRRFVGDGGHAVLAGTAATALGGDPSRGIQRIGRGTATLVDDATPLRNRALARDDNAEQALHLAGPPARRIVFVESVHGYRDQTGLAALPSSVKTTLWLLALAALAFLLLRGRRLGPPELPARPLPPPRRAHVEALAAALARTKPQPQPQTNHEDST, encoded by the coding sequence ATGAGCCGCGGCACGCTCGCGGCGGCGGTCGCCGCGCTCGCGCTGGTCGTGGTCGCCGTGGTGCTCGGCCGCGCGCCGCAGCAGCCCACCGGCCCGGCGTCGTCGTCCTACGCGACGACGCCCGACGGCCTGGCCGCCTACGCGACGCTGCTGGAGCGCGCCGGCCACGACGTCCGCCGCCTGCGCGCGCCGCTGGACGAGCACACGCCGGCCGCGAGCGACACGATCGTGGTCGTCGACGGGACGCTCCTGCCGTCGCGCCAGCGCGCCGCGCTGCGCCGGTTCGTCGGCGACGGCGGCCACGCGGTCCTCGCGGGGACCGCCGCGACCGCGCTCGGCGGCGACCCGTCGCGAGGCATCCAGCGCATCGGGCGCGGGACCGCGACGCTCGTCGACGACGCCACGCCGCTGCGCAACCGCGCGCTCGCGCGGGACGACAACGCGGAGCAAGCCCTACACCTTGCCGGACCGCCGGCGCGCCGGATCGTGTTCGTGGAGTCCGTCCACGGCTACCGCGATCAGACCGGCCTCGCCGCGCTGCCGTCCAGCGTCAAGACCACGCTGTGGCTGCTCGCCCTCGCTGCGCTGGCGTTCCTGCTCCTCCGTGGCCGCCGCCTCGGCCCGCCCGAGCTGCCGGCGCGCCCGCTGCCGCCGCCGCGGCGCGCGCATGTTGAAGCACTTGCCGCGGCGCTCGCCCGCACGAAACCCCAACCGCAACCGCAGACCAACCACGAGGACTCGACATGA
- a CDS encoding DUF4129 domain-containing protein: protein MTAAEARAQARDILAQDRFQEHHHSGGPLHSLFVTFGNWLEDLRDAMPGGAVSGDVTLAVIVVVLVAAVTFVAVRYHQDRARRAAAHRVAGPGDVPGAAAAGPAELERQAADADRAGDHDLAVRLRFAAGLLRLDAARAIALRPSLTSGDVGRTLRSETYNMLAATHDAVAYGGRHASPDDAESARRDWPAVVGEARRG, encoded by the coding sequence GTGACCGCCGCCGAGGCCCGCGCGCAGGCGCGCGACATCCTCGCGCAGGACCGCTTCCAGGAACACCACCACAGCGGAGGTCCTCTTCACTCGCTGTTCGTGACCTTCGGCAACTGGCTGGAGGACCTCCGCGACGCCATGCCCGGCGGCGCCGTCTCCGGCGACGTCACGCTCGCGGTGATCGTGGTCGTGCTCGTCGCCGCCGTCACGTTCGTCGCGGTGCGCTACCACCAGGACCGCGCCCGCCGCGCCGCCGCGCACCGCGTCGCCGGCCCCGGCGACGTCCCGGGCGCCGCCGCCGCGGGCCCCGCCGAGCTGGAGCGCCAGGCGGCCGACGCCGACCGCGCCGGCGACCACGACCTCGCCGTCCGGCTGCGCTTCGCCGCGGGCCTGCTGCGCCTCGACGCCGCCCGCGCGATCGCGCTGCGCCCGTCGCTGACCTCCGGCGACGTCGGCCGGACCCTGCGCAGCGAGACCTACAACATGCTTGCCGCCACCCACGACGCCGTCGCCTACGGCGGCCGCCACGCGAGCCCGGACGACGCCGAGTCCGCTCGGCGCGACTGGCCCGCCGTGGTCGGGGAGGCCCGGCGCGGATGA
- a CDS encoding TetR/AcrR family transcriptional regulator, whose amino-acid sequence MAPRPHTGPKRNEQTRQAILDATQRLLREDGYPALTVGAIATAAGVGRQTIYRWWPSKADVVLEALIEWGATTVPAPRSDGTLEQRLNAFITATFDGAQEPGAAALLKALAAESQRNLEFAPRFAEFLAARRAVLHDLLAPEIPDDRRALTTDLVFGLLWYRLITRSGPLDAQTAQALSALLARAAE is encoded by the coding sequence GTGGCTCCCCGACCGCACACCGGCCCCAAGCGCAACGAGCAGACGCGCCAGGCGATCCTCGATGCGACCCAGCGCCTCCTGCGCGAGGACGGCTATCCCGCGCTGACCGTCGGCGCGATCGCCACCGCCGCCGGCGTCGGGCGCCAGACGATCTACCGCTGGTGGCCGTCGAAGGCGGACGTCGTCCTGGAGGCCCTCATCGAATGGGGCGCCACCACGGTCCCGGCCCCGCGCAGCGACGGCACGCTCGAGCAGCGCCTCAACGCGTTCATCACCGCCACCTTCGACGGCGCCCAGGAACCCGGAGCCGCCGCGCTGCTCAAGGCGCTCGCCGCGGAGTCCCAGCGCAACCTCGAGTTCGCGCCGCGCTTCGCCGAGTTCCTGGCCGCCCGCCGCGCCGTCCTCCACGACCTGCTCGCCCCCGAGATCCCGGACGACCGGCGCGCGCTGACCACCGACCTCGTCTTCGGCCTGCTCTGGTACCGCCTCATCACCCGGTCCGGCCCGCTCGACGCGCAGACCGCGCAAGCCCTTTCAGCGCTGCTCGCCCGCGCCGCCGAGTAA
- a CDS encoding SDR family oxidoreductase: MTRQIDLTGKHALIAGGTSGIGEAAAAAFVAAGADVLVTGRDATRLAESTTRSGASGLVCDATSSADITTLASQVEHLDFLVLSLSGASGGGPFETLDLTALREAFEGKLWPQLTLLQSLLPKLSDDASVVFISAASARAALPGTTGLAALNGALEAAIRPLATELAPRRVNAVSPGVIDTPWWSAAPTDLREQTYTQIATTIPAARVGTPHDVASAILLLATNPYITGTTLPIDGGLTLPRGG, translated from the coding sequence ATGACTCGACAAATCGATCTGACCGGCAAGCACGCGTTGATCGCCGGCGGCACCTCCGGCATCGGCGAAGCGGCCGCCGCGGCCTTCGTGGCCGCCGGCGCCGACGTCCTGGTGACCGGCCGCGACGCCACGCGGCTGGCGGAGTCCACCACGCGCTCGGGCGCCTCCGGCCTCGTCTGCGACGCAACGTCGTCGGCGGACATCACGACGCTCGCATCCCAGGTCGAGCACCTCGACTTCCTGGTGCTCTCGCTCTCCGGCGCCTCCGGCGGCGGACCGTTCGAGACCCTCGACCTCACCGCGCTCCGCGAGGCCTTCGAAGGCAAGCTCTGGCCCCAGCTGACGTTGTTGCAGTCCTTGCTCCCGAAGCTCTCCGACGACGCCTCCGTCGTCTTCATCTCCGCAGCCTCAGCCCGCGCGGCGTTGCCCGGGACCACCGGCCTGGCCGCGCTGAACGGCGCGCTCGAAGCCGCCATCCGCCCGCTCGCGACCGAGCTCGCACCGCGCCGCGTCAACGCCGTATCTCCCGGAGTGATCGACACCCCCTGGTGGTCAGCAGCCCCAACCGATCTCCGCGAGCAGACCTACACCCAGATCGCCACGACCATCCCCGCCGCCCGCGTCGGCACACCCCACGACGTCGCCTCAGCCATCCTCCTCCTCGCAACCAACCCCTACATCACCGGCACAACCCTCCCCATCGACGGCGGCCTCACCCTCCCCCGCGGAGGGTGA
- a CDS encoding heat shock protein transcriptional repressor HspR has protein sequence MSGIRRTRTTVTVSSDRGVFMISVAAELAEMHPQTLRMYEQRGLIEPKRSPKGTRLYSHEDVERLRRIQEMTNDLGLNLAGVEHVLRLEQELERSRRRVDALERRTTELQQEMTAQIEAVKKELRGGELVPLKHTRDIIPSPPAAAAPTPAPPDPPTPPGPRRIPVERDSDQPSR, from the coding sequence ATGAGCGGCATCCGCCGCACCCGCACCACCGTGACGGTCAGCTCGGACCGCGGGGTCTTCATGATCTCCGTGGCCGCCGAGCTGGCCGAGATGCACCCGCAGACGCTGCGCATGTACGAGCAGCGCGGGCTGATCGAGCCGAAGCGGTCGCCCAAGGGCACGCGGTTGTACTCGCACGAGGACGTCGAGCGGTTGCGGCGCATCCAGGAGATGACGAACGACCTGGGGCTGAACCTCGCCGGCGTCGAGCACGTCCTGCGCCTCGAGCAGGAGCTCGAACGCAGCCGCCGCCGCGTCGACGCCCTCGAACGCCGCACCACCGAGCTCCAGCAGGAGATGACGGCCCAGATCGAAGCCGTCAAGAAGGAGCTCCGCGGCGGCGAGCTGGTCCCCCTCAAGCACACCCGCGACATCATCCCGTCGCCCCCCGCGGCAGCCGCGCCCACACCCGCGCCGCCGGACCCACCAACCCCACCCGGCCCCCGCCGCATCCCGGTCGAGCGCGACTCCGACCAACCCTCCCGCTGA
- the dnaJ gene encoding molecular chaperone DnaJ, translating into MTAGDPYKTLGVDRKASQDEIKKAHRRLVRQYHPDHNPGDAAAEERFKEIQSAYDLIGDPDKRRQYDRGGIFGMGGGAAGGAGGAGAGGGFSAGDFGGFQDIFNNIFRGGEGGPVGGGGGTRTRTEPPRGPRPERGKDLESSVAVSFEQAINGAQVPLSVATTQPCPTCRGTGAKPGTSPRVCPKCSGRGIESQGQGLFSISQPCSRCHGSGAVIDDPCPTCAGAGQQKTVKNYKVNIPAGVREGSRVRLAGKGEAGRNGGPAGDLYVLTHVAPSPIFERKGDNLEVEVPLTIPEAIRGADVEVPTLNGRKKLRVAPGTKHGTIQRLRGEGPPRLGGKGKGDLHYKFVIDVPATLSAEQSEAVEKLSEVMGDDPRARLFS; encoded by the coding sequence ATGACCGCGGGCGACCCCTATAAGACGCTCGGGGTCGATCGGAAGGCGTCCCAGGACGAGATCAAGAAGGCGCACCGCAGGTTGGTGCGCCAGTACCACCCGGACCACAACCCGGGTGATGCCGCGGCCGAGGAGCGCTTCAAGGAGATCCAGTCGGCCTACGACCTGATCGGCGATCCCGACAAGCGCAGGCAGTACGACCGCGGCGGGATCTTCGGCATGGGCGGCGGCGCGGCCGGCGGCGCCGGTGGCGCTGGCGCCGGCGGTGGGTTCTCCGCGGGCGACTTCGGCGGGTTCCAGGACATCTTCAACAACATCTTCAGGGGCGGCGAGGGCGGTCCCGTGGGTGGTGGCGGTGGTACGCGTACGCGTACGGAGCCGCCGCGCGGGCCGCGGCCGGAGCGCGGCAAGGACCTGGAGTCGTCGGTCGCGGTCTCGTTCGAGCAGGCGATCAACGGCGCGCAGGTGCCGTTGAGCGTCGCGACGACGCAGCCTTGTCCCACCTGTCGCGGAACCGGCGCGAAGCCGGGGACGTCGCCGCGCGTGTGCCCGAAGTGCAGCGGTCGTGGGATCGAGTCCCAGGGCCAGGGGCTCTTCTCGATCTCGCAGCCGTGCTCCCGCTGTCACGGGTCCGGGGCCGTCATCGACGACCCGTGCCCGACATGTGCAGGGGCTGGGCAGCAGAAGACGGTCAAGAACTACAAGGTGAACATCCCGGCGGGCGTCAGGGAAGGCTCGCGCGTCCGGCTGGCCGGCAAGGGCGAGGCGGGGCGCAACGGCGGCCCCGCGGGCGACCTGTACGTGTTGACCCACGTCGCACCGTCGCCGATCTTCGAGCGCAAGGGCGACAACCTGGAGGTCGAGGTCCCGCTGACGATCCCGGAGGCGATCCGGGGTGCCGACGTCGAGGTGCCGACGCTGAACGGGCGCAAGAAGCTGCGCGTGGCGCCGGGGACCAAGCACGGGACGATCCAGCGGCTGCGCGGCGAGGGGCCGCCGAGGCTCGGCGGGAAGGGCAAGGGCGACCTGCATTACAAGTTCGTCATCGACGTGCCCGCGACGCTGAGCGCCGAGCAGTCCGAGGCGGTCGAGAAGCTGTCCGAGGTCATGGGCGACGATCCGAGAGCGAGGCTGTTCTCATGA
- a CDS encoding nucleotide exchange factor GrpE, with protein sequence MSEERDVAPEQQAPAPGVESNEVDEGIEGLAQDAAAEAPEESEAPEAAAPAEPDYKDLYLRAAAETDNIRKRSRRDVEVASARGVARLARELLPSLDNLDRALAAAEAEETDAEHHLTKGIRLVQAELLSALTRVGIEQFSPEGETFDPHQHEAVAQAPVDGVASGVVAQVYQPGYRYKEEILRPAKVVVAA encoded by the coding sequence ATGAGCGAGGAGCGCGACGTGGCGCCGGAGCAGCAGGCTCCGGCGCCGGGCGTCGAGTCCAACGAGGTCGACGAGGGCATCGAGGGGCTGGCGCAGGACGCCGCCGCCGAGGCGCCTGAGGAGTCGGAAGCGCCTGAGGCCGCGGCTCCGGCCGAGCCCGACTACAAGGACCTGTACCTGCGCGCGGCCGCCGAGACGGACAACATCCGCAAGCGGTCGCGGCGTGACGTCGAGGTCGCTTCGGCCCGCGGGGTCGCGCGCCTGGCGCGCGAGCTGCTGCCGTCGCTGGACAACCTCGACCGGGCGCTGGCCGCGGCCGAGGCCGAGGAGACCGACGCCGAGCATCATCTCACCAAGGGCATCCGCCTGGTCCAGGCCGAGCTGCTGTCCGCCTTGACGCGGGTCGGGATCGAGCAGTTCTCGCCGGAGGGCGAGACGTTCGACCCGCACCAGCACGAGGCGGTCGCGCAGGCGCCAGTTGACGGTGTGGCATCCGGAGTGGTGGCGCAGGTCTACCAGCCCGGGTACCGCTACAAGGAGGAGATCCTCCGTCCCGCGAAGGTTGTGGTCGCCGCATGA
- the dnaK gene encoding molecular chaperone DnaK produces the protein MGKTIGIDLGTTNSCMAVLEGGEPTVIENAEGGRTTPSVVAFAQSGERLVGTVAKRQAVTNPQNTVFSVKRFMGRKEAEVREEESIVPYKVVSGPNGDARIDAGGKQYSPPEISAMILAKLKADAEAYLGETVDGAVITVPAYFNDDQRQATKDAGKIAGLDVKRIINEPTAASLAYGLDKDTDQTILVFDLGGGTFDVSVLEIGDGVFEVKSTAGDNHLGGDNWDKAIVDWLASEFKKDQAIDLTADPMALQRLYEAAEKAKIELSTAQESQINLPFITADGSGPKHLDVRITRAKFNELTSELLDRVVVPVRQSLDDAKAKGADKIDHVVLVGGMTRNPAVQEKVKELTGQEPHRGVNPDEVVAVGAAIQAGVLGGDVKDVLLLDVTPLTLGIETKGGVMTKLIERNTTIPTRKGEVFSTAEDNQPSVEIHVLQGEREMATYNKSLGKFQLTGIPPAPRGIPQIEVTFDIDANGILAVSAKDLGTGKEQKIEIKSGSGLSDAEIKSMVGDAEAHADEDKKARELAEARNNAENAAYQAERQLKDLGDQVDPESKTEIEAAITAVRDALPSEDPNEINAKAEALQSAFHKVSEAMYEKAQQQQAAAAGDAEGGAANGAADGASSSDEDVVDAEVVDEGK, from the coding sequence ATGGGCAAGACCATCGGCATCGACCTCGGCACGACGAACTCGTGCATGGCCGTCCTCGAGGGCGGCGAGCCGACCGTCATCGAGAACGCCGAGGGCGGTCGCACCACCCCGTCCGTGGTCGCCTTCGCGCAGAGCGGCGAGCGCCTCGTCGGCACCGTCGCCAAGCGGCAGGCGGTCACCAACCCGCAGAACACCGTCTTCTCCGTCAAGCGCTTCATGGGCCGCAAGGAGGCCGAGGTGCGCGAGGAGGAGTCGATCGTCCCGTACAAGGTCGTCTCCGGCCCCAACGGCGACGCGCGCATCGACGCGGGCGGCAAGCAGTACTCGCCGCCGGAGATCAGCGCGATGATCCTCGCCAAGCTGAAGGCCGACGCCGAGGCGTACCTGGGCGAGACGGTCGACGGCGCGGTCATCACGGTCCCCGCGTACTTCAACGACGACCAGCGCCAGGCGACCAAGGACGCCGGCAAGATCGCCGGCCTCGACGTCAAGCGCATCATCAACGAGCCGACCGCCGCGTCGCTGGCGTACGGGCTCGACAAGGACACCGACCAGACGATCCTCGTCTTCGACCTCGGCGGCGGCACGTTCGACGTGTCGGTGCTGGAGATCGGCGACGGCGTCTTCGAGGTCAAGTCGACCGCGGGTGACAACCACCTCGGCGGCGACAACTGGGACAAGGCGATCGTCGACTGGCTCGCGTCCGAGTTCAAGAAGGACCAGGCGATCGACCTGACCGCTGACCCGATGGCCCTGCAGCGCCTCTACGAGGCCGCCGAGAAGGCCAAGATCGAGCTGTCGACCGCGCAGGAGTCGCAGATCAACCTGCCGTTCATCACGGCGGACGGGTCCGGCCCCAAGCACCTCGACGTCCGGATCACCCGCGCGAAGTTCAACGAGCTGACCAGCGAGCTGCTCGACCGCGTGGTCGTACCGGTCCGCCAGTCGCTCGACGACGCCAAGGCCAAGGGCGCCGACAAGATCGACCACGTGGTCCTGGTCGGCGGCATGACCCGCAACCCGGCCGTGCAGGAGAAGGTCAAGGAGCTCACGGGCCAGGAGCCGCACCGCGGCGTCAACCCGGACGAGGTCGTGGCCGTCGGCGCGGCGATCCAGGCCGGCGTCCTGGGCGGCGACGTCAAGGACGTCCTGCTGCTCGACGTGACCCCGCTCACCCTCGGCATCGAGACCAAGGGCGGCGTCATGACCAAGCTGATCGAGCGCAACACGACGATCCCGACCCGCAAGGGCGAGGTCTTCTCGACGGCCGAGGACAACCAGCCGTCGGTGGAGATCCACGTGCTCCAGGGCGAGCGCGAGATGGCGACCTACAACAAGTCGCTCGGCAAGTTCCAGCTGACGGGCATCCCGCCGGCGCCGCGTGGCATCCCGCAGATCGAGGTCACGTTCGACATCGATGCGAACGGGATCCTGGCCGTGTCCGCGAAGGACCTGGGCACCGGCAAGGAGCAGAAGATCGAGATCAAGTCGGGCTCCGGCCTGAGCGACGCCGAGATCAAGTCGATGGTCGGTGACGCCGAGGCGCACGCCGACGAGGACAAGAAGGCCCGCGAGCTGGCCGAGGCGCGCAACAACGCGGAGAACGCGGCGTACCAGGCCGAGCGGCAGCTGAAGGACCTCGGCGACCAGGTCGACCCGGAGTCCAAGACCGAGATCGAGGCGGCCATCACGGCGGTCCGCGACGCGCTGCCGTCCGAGGACCCCAACGAGATCAACGCGAAGGCGGAGGCGTTGCAGTCCGCGTTCCACAAGGTCTCGGAGGCGATGTACGAGAAGGCCCAGCAGCAGCAGGCCGCCGCGGCCGGCGACGCCGAGGGCGGCGCGGCCAACGGCGCGGCGGACGGCGCGTCCTCTTCGGATGAGGACGTCGTCGACGCCGAGGTCGTGGACGAGGGCAAGTAG
- a CDS encoding GGDEF domain-containing protein, with protein sequence MRADAAELLRAVGAEVLCRDERVAAAEAVRAERPHVVLLDHGLDGGGRQLVRDVAGDPELLGVAVILAHPDADADAVVAALRDGAADVWTATGADPELIARVRVAYRSRQLLDLALRRYSNLEDLAYRDELTELPNRRGASRQIDVLLSRARRHGHQLALLLIDADRFKRVNDEHGHAAGDVVLREIAARLRERVRREDIVGRWGGEEFVIALPETTPDGAAAVAESLREAIAGTPIEAGDDLRLGVTVSIGVAAWTGQELEELVDRADRALYAAKAAGRDRVVLEATAHAA encoded by the coding sequence ATGCGCGCGGACGCCGCCGAGCTGCTGCGCGCCGTCGGCGCCGAGGTCCTCTGCCGCGACGAGCGCGTCGCGGCCGCCGAGGCGGTCCGGGCCGAGCGCCCGCATGTCGTGCTGCTCGACCACGGCCTCGACGGCGGCGGCCGCCAGCTCGTCCGCGACGTCGCGGGCGACCCGGAGCTGCTCGGCGTCGCGGTGATCCTCGCCCACCCGGACGCGGACGCCGACGCGGTCGTCGCCGCGCTGCGCGACGGCGCCGCCGACGTCTGGACCGCCACCGGCGCCGACCCCGAGCTGATCGCGCGCGTGCGCGTCGCCTACCGCTCGCGGCAGCTGCTGGACCTCGCGCTGCGCCGCTACTCCAACCTCGAGGACCTCGCCTACCGCGACGAGCTGACCGAGCTGCCCAACCGCCGCGGCGCGTCGCGGCAGATCGACGTCCTGCTCTCGCGCGCGCGGCGTCATGGCCATCAACTTGCGCTGCTGCTGATCGACGCCGACCGCTTCAAGCGCGTCAACGACGAGCACGGCCACGCCGCCGGCGACGTCGTCCTGCGCGAGATCGCGGCGCGGCTGCGCGAGCGCGTCCGGCGTGAGGACATCGTGGGGCGCTGGGGCGGCGAGGAGTTCGTGATCGCGCTGCCCGAGACGACGCCCGACGGCGCGGCGGCGGTGGCCGAGTCGCTGCGCGAGGCGATCGCGGGCACGCCGATCGAGGCGGGCGACGACCTGCGCCTCGGCGTGACGGTGTCGATCGGCGTCGCGGCGTGGACCGGGCAGGAGCTGGAGGAGTTGGTCGACAGGGCCGACCGCGCGCTCTACGCGGCCAAGGCCGCGGGCCGGGATCGCGTGGTCCTCGAGGCCACCGCGCACGCGGCCTGA